Proteins from a genomic interval of Peromyscus leucopus breed LL Stock chromosome 12, UCI_PerLeu_2.1, whole genome shotgun sequence:
- the LOC114688955 gene encoding olfactory receptor 5AC1-like, which translates to MEVNKTQLTEFVLRGITDRPELQVPLFLVFFFIYVITMVGNLGLIFLIWKDPHLHTPMYFFLGSLAFADACTSSSVTPRMLVNILDSGKMISLFECMAQYYVFGSSATTECFLLVAMAYDRYVAICNPLFYLVVMSNRVCTYLISVSYIIGFLHPLVHVGLLFRLTFCKSNIIDHFYCEILPLYTLSCTDPSINALVVFIFAAVIQAITFMSIIVSYACVLFSILKTKTERGRSKAFSTCSAHLLSVSLFYGTLFFMYVSPGSGPSKYKDKIYSLFYTIVIPLLNPFIYSLRNKEVLGALRKFIGP; encoded by the coding sequence ATGGAGGTAAACAAGACCCAGCTGACTGAGTTTGTTCTCAGAGGAATAACAGACCGTCCAGAGCTGCAAGTCCCCCTTTTCCTGGTGTTCTTCTTCATCTATGTCATCACCATGGTGGGCAACCTTGGTTTAATCTTTCTCATCTGGAAGGATCCCCATCTTCACACTCCTATGTACTTTTTCCTTGGAAGTTTGGCCTTTGCAGATGCCTGTACTTCATCCTCAGTGACTCCCAGGATGCTTGTCAATATCTTAGACAGTGGTAAAATGATTTCCCTCTTTGAATGCATGGCCCAATATTATGTTTTTGGATCCAGTGCAACTACAGAATGTTTCCTCCTGGTAgcaatggcctatgaccgctatgttgCCATATGCAACCCTCTGTTCTATCTTGTGGTGATGTCCAACAGAGTGTGCACTTACCTGATAAGTGTTTCATACATAATTGGTTTTCTGCATCCACTTGTCCATGTAGGATTATTATTTAGATTAACATTTTGCAAGTCCAATATAATAGATCATTTCTACTGTGAGATCTTGCCACTTTATACACTTTCTTGCACTGACCCATCTATAAATGCATTAgtggttttcatttttgctgCTGTCATACAAGCTATTACCTTTATGAGTATCATAGTCTCCTATGCCTGTGTCCTCTTTTCTATCCTGAAAACGAAGACTGAGAGGGGCAGAAGCAAAGCTTTCTCTACCTGCAGTGCCcatctgctctctgtctctttgttctaTGGCACTCTTTTCTTTATGTATGTGAGCCCTGGGTCTGGACCAAGTAAATATAAGGATAAGATATATTCTCTGTTCTATACTATTGTGATTCCTCTGCTAAACCCCTTTATTTACAGCTTAAGAAACAAGGAAGTTTTAGGTGCTCTGAGAAAATTCATAGGGCCATAA